A window from Candidatus Zixiibacteriota bacterium encodes these proteins:
- the lpxD gene encoding UDP-3-O-(3-hydroxymyristoyl)glucosamine N-acyltransferase: MKNWSDGTQLTLGDIARLTEASLSGDPDLIISGAAPIESAAEGDITFVANKKYLAHLDTTKAGAVVLDLETPSSHPAILRHKEPYLTFARVLDLLYPAQAHVETGTHDSAVVDDTAGVDSTAAIGPLCHIKAGAIIGKGTQLVSSVFVGRDVTLGDNCLIYPGVCIMDGTRIGNSVIIHSSTVVGSDGFGFAESAAGLKKIKQVGSVEIEDDVEIGSNCSVDRGALGPTRIGRGTKIDNLVQIAHNVEIGAHSIIVAQVGISGSTKIGSGVILAGQAGLVGHIEIGDGARVAAQSGVSRSIEEKQTVLGSPAREAGLARRIEASLSRLPELFRRVRSLEKKSDD; this comes from the coding sequence TTGAAGAACTGGAGTGACGGTACTCAACTGACCCTTGGGGATATCGCCCGCCTGACCGAGGCTTCGCTTTCGGGCGACCCCGACCTGATCATCAGCGGTGCGGCGCCGATTGAGTCGGCCGCTGAAGGCGACATTACTTTTGTAGCCAACAAGAAATACTTAGCACATCTTGATACCACCAAAGCCGGTGCCGTGGTGCTGGATTTGGAAACTCCCAGCTCGCATCCGGCTATCCTCAGACACAAGGAACCCTACCTCACCTTTGCCCGGGTGCTTGATCTGTTGTATCCGGCGCAGGCGCACGTGGAGACGGGCACCCACGACAGCGCCGTGGTCGACGACACGGCCGGCGTGGATTCCACAGCGGCAATCGGACCCCTCTGCCATATAAAGGCGGGGGCAATCATCGGCAAGGGAACACAATTGGTCTCGTCGGTTTTCGTGGGGCGGGACGTTACGCTCGGTGATAACTGTTTGATTTACCCGGGTGTGTGCATCATGGATGGAACACGCATCGGCAATTCCGTGATCATTCACTCTTCAACGGTAGTCGGTTCCGACGGTTTCGGTTTTGCCGAGTCTGCTGCCGGACTGAAGAAAATCAAACAAGTTGGCTCGGTCGAGATAGAAGACGATGTTGAAATCGGTTCCAACTGTTCAGTCGACCGCGGCGCTCTTGGCCCAACCCGAATCGGCCGCGGGACAAAAATCGACAATCTCGTACAAATCGCTCATAATGTCGAGATTGGCGCCCACAGTATTATCGTCGCGCAGGTAGGTATCTCCGGATCGACCAAAATCGGCAGTGGCGTCATCCTGGCTGGACAGGCGGGCTTGGTCGGTCATATTGAGATCGGTGACGGCGCCCGGGTGGCGGCCCAATCGGGCGTATCTCGATCGATAGAAGAAAAGCAGACAGTGCTTGGCAGTCCGGCGCGGGAAGCTGGACTGGCGCGACGCATTGAAGCCTCCCTCAGTCGTTTGCCGGAACTCTTTAGGCGCGTCCGCTCGCTGGAAAAGAAGTCAGACGACTAA
- a CDS encoding OmpH family outer membrane protein: MFRSLHLLAVLLVAVAVSCMIVPTVSAQGMKLGYVKEDRIQQEYKAWQRAQDDWNLESKAWEDEALAKQQELQDIEEEYEKQKLILSDDKKREREAAINAKKEALDAYTRQVFGPNGTAERKNQELLRPILENIQTAIEAVAIEGNYDLILTLQSVAYIKETYDVTDEVLTRLEELE; the protein is encoded by the coding sequence ATGTTCAGGAGTCTACATCTACTCGCAGTATTGTTAGTCGCGGTCGCGGTTTCGTGCATGATCGTCCCGACAGTGTCGGCGCAGGGCATGAAACTCGGTTACGTCAAAGAGGACCGTATACAGCAGGAGTATAAGGCGTGGCAGCGGGCTCAGGATGATTGGAACCTGGAGTCCAAAGCCTGGGAAGATGAAGCGCTGGCCAAACAGCAGGAGTTGCAGGACATCGAAGAGGAGTATGAAAAGCAAAAGCTGATCCTCTCCGATGACAAGAAGCGCGAACGGGAAGCGGCTATCAACGCCAAGAAGGAAGCACTGGATGCCTACACCAGGCAGGTGTTCGGACCCAACGGCACGGCCGAGCGCAAGAACCAGGAGTTGTTGCGACCGATTCTGGAAAACATCCAGACGGCTATCGAAGCGGTAGCTATCGAAGGAAACTATGACTTGATACTTACGCTACAGAGTGTCGCCTACATCAAGGAGACCTACGACGTAACCGATGAGGTGTTGACTCGCCTTGAAGAACTGGAGTGA
- a CDS encoding NAD+ synthase, protein MKHELDIEQAIATISRFLKGTLGRTGMNGFVVGLSGGIDSAVSAALAVRAVGARQVLAVLMPYTSSAPESAQLALQLADQLKIEHRRVDISPMIDTYYDIIDQSNRLRAGNKMARERMAILFDIAHELDRLVLGTGNRTEICLGYTTWHGDSACSLNPVGQLYKTELRRVAHALGLPQALIDRPPTADLWAGQTDEGEIGVSYEKIDRLLKRLIDDDERSISHLETEGFHATDISRVVSLMNRNAFKRKLPDIAPLGKQTIPDDVVLDE, encoded by the coding sequence ATGAAACATGAATTGGATATAGAACAAGCAATTGCGACAATCTCCCGCTTCCTGAAAGGAACCCTGGGGCGCACCGGCATGAACGGATTCGTCGTAGGACTGTCCGGGGGGATAGACTCAGCCGTTTCGGCGGCGCTGGCCGTGCGAGCTGTGGGCGCCCGGCAGGTCCTTGCTGTGCTGATGCCCTACACCAGTTCAGCGCCGGAGTCGGCCCAGTTAGCTCTCCAACTGGCCGACCAACTCAAGATTGAACACCGCCGGGTGGACATCTCGCCGATGATCGACACCTACTATGATATTATAGATCAGAGCAACCGACTGCGCGCCGGCAACAAAATGGCGCGCGAACGCATGGCCATCCTGTTCGACATTGCGCACGAACTCGACCGTCTCGTCCTGGGTACCGGCAATCGCACCGAGATTTGTCTGGGCTACACCACCTGGCATGGTGATTCGGCTTGCTCACTAAACCCGGTTGGGCAATTGTACAAGACGGAACTGCGGCGGGTGGCTCACGCTTTGGGTCTGCCGCAGGCTTTGATTGACCGTCCACCGACAGCCGACCTATGGGCCGGTCAGACCGACGAGGGCGAGATCGGAGTCTCCTATGAGAAGATCGACCGGCTGCTTAAGCGACTCATTGATGATGATGAAAGATCTATCTCTCATCTGGAAACGGAAGGATTCCACGCCACTGATATCAGTCGGGTGGTATCATTGATGAATCGCAACGCCTTCAAAAGAAAACTACCCGACATCGCACCGCTGGGCAAGCAAACGATCCCGGACGATGTCGTACTGGATGAATAG
- a CDS encoding cysteine desulfurase → MEPIYLDHNATTPVDQAVVEAMLPFLNEDFGNASSAHSFGRDAKVALEQAREMIAGIINCQPNELYFTSGGTESDNIAVLGTAYQYPKRKHVVVGSTEHHAVFEPAEYLHHHDGYDLDFLPVDVEGFASAEQLSELVRDNTAIVSVMHANNETGAIQELSTLTEVTRARDILFHTDAVQSIGKIVVDVKTLGVDLMSLTGHKIYGPKGTGALFVRQGVKIAPLFYGGAHEKKRRPGTENVAGAVGLARALEVAEKQREDDFIRLSKLADEFIDRVTETIPNSFVNSPRKRRIPQTVNMSFPGAEGESIILSLDLKGIAASSGSACTSGATEPSHVLTAMGIPLERGQAAVRFSLGRATTARHLDYVVEVLPPIIERLRAMSPTYRQTQA, encoded by the coding sequence ATGGAACCAATATATCTCGATCACAACGCCACGACGCCGGTGGACCAGGCCGTAGTAGAGGCCATGCTGCCATTCCTGAACGAAGATTTCGGCAACGCCAGTTCCGCTCACTCGTTTGGTCGTGACGCCAAGGTTGCCCTGGAACAAGCCAGGGAGATGATCGCCGGGATTATCAACTGTCAACCGAACGAATTGTACTTCACCTCAGGCGGTACCGAATCCGACAACATCGCCGTGCTTGGAACGGCCTATCAGTATCCAAAAAGGAAGCATGTCGTTGTGGGGTCCACCGAGCACCATGCCGTGTTTGAGCCGGCCGAATACCTGCACCATCACGACGGCTACGATCTGGATTTCCTGCCGGTCGATGTCGAAGGCTTTGCCTCGGCGGAGCAACTAAGCGAATTAGTAAGGGACAACACGGCCATCGTATCGGTGATGCATGCCAACAACGAAACCGGCGCCATACAAGAGTTGTCCACGCTAACCGAAGTGACTCGGGCGCGCGATATACTGTTTCACACCGATGCAGTGCAGTCTATCGGCAAGATCGTGGTTGACGTCAAAACGCTCGGCGTGGATCTGATGTCCCTGACCGGGCACAAGATTTATGGACCCAAGGGGACGGGGGCTTTGTTCGTGCGGCAGGGTGTCAAGATTGCTCCTTTGTTCTACGGCGGCGCTCACGAGAAAAAACGGCGACCCGGCACCGAGAACGTCGCCGGCGCGGTCGGGCTGGCCAGGGCGCTCGAAGTAGCCGAGAAACAGCGTGAAGATGATTTCATACGGCTGTCCAAACTGGCCGATGAGTTTATCGACCGGGTGACTGAGACTATTCCCAATAGTTTTGTCAACAGCCCGCGCAAACGTCGCATTCCACAGACGGTCAACATGTCTTTCCCCGGCGCTGAGGGAGAGTCGATCATACTCAGTCTTGACCTGAAAGGGATCGCGGCCTCGTCCGGCTCGGCCTGTACTTCCGGCGCCACCGAACCTTCGCATGTACTGACGGCGATGGGCATACCGCTTGAGCGTGGACAGGCGGCCGTTCGTTTTTCACTCGGCCGCGCCACCACCGCTCGGCACCTGGATTATGTCGTCGAGGTGCTTCCCCCGATCATTGAACGGCTGCGCGCCATGTCGCCCACCTACCGACAAACTCAGGCTTAG
- the mnmA gene encoding tRNA 2-thiouridine(34) synthase MnmA: MAESVLVAMSGGVDSSVAALLLKERGYDVVGAHMKLWDYTEVGADMFRDGRCCSLDAVNDCRAICDAIDAPFYVLNLSRQFREVVIDNFVDEYKAGRTPNPCVRCNTNVKWEPFLQKAKELGCDYIATGHYAQIESDGEQLLLRKGVDASRDQSYFLWGLQQDALAMTLMPLGGMHKSEVREVARRHGLKTAEKAESREICFVADDDYHRFLRDWDDKQKIPAAPGDIVDQQGAVLGQHEGTAYYTIGQRRGLGLSHPTPLYVLDIDADNNRVIVGDDSALLTSEMTVESVNWIGRIPLEEPTASCGPPGPSRLPRRPAQSGTPRNDNTPDDASSLPERSRGATNDDTLNVYVKIRYQHPAAEAQLVSLTDNTVRVTFDTKQRAVTPGQSAVFYDDDVLLGGGLIR, from the coding sequence ATGGCTGAATCGGTTCTGGTTGCCATGTCCGGCGGCGTTGACTCGTCGGTGGCCGCGCTCTTGTTGAAAGAGCGGGGGTACGACGTGGTCGGGGCGCACATGAAACTGTGGGACTACACAGAAGTGGGCGCCGACATGTTCCGCGACGGGCGCTGTTGTTCGCTGGATGCGGTTAATGACTGTCGTGCGATTTGTGATGCCATCGACGCACCTTTCTACGTACTGAATCTCTCGCGGCAGTTTCGCGAAGTGGTTATCGATAACTTCGTCGACGAGTACAAAGCGGGCCGCACACCCAACCCATGTGTGCGCTGCAACACGAATGTGAAGTGGGAACCGTTTCTTCAGAAGGCGAAGGAACTTGGTTGCGACTATATCGCCACCGGACATTACGCCCAAATCGAAAGCGATGGTGAACAGTTACTGCTTCGTAAAGGTGTCGATGCCTCACGCGACCAATCCTATTTTCTCTGGGGTCTGCAACAAGACGCGCTGGCTATGACCCTGATGCCGCTTGGCGGTATGCACAAGTCGGAAGTGCGGGAGGTCGCGCGCCGCCATGGTTTGAAGACGGCCGAAAAGGCCGAGTCGCGCGAGATTTGTTTCGTGGCCGATGACGACTATCATCGTTTCCTGCGTGACTGGGACGACAAGCAGAAGATACCTGCCGCACCGGGCGATATTGTCGATCAACAAGGCGCGGTTCTCGGACAACATGAGGGAACGGCGTACTACACTATCGGTCAACGGCGTGGGCTGGGTCTTTCGCATCCGACGCCGTTGTACGTGCTCGATATCGACGCCGACAACAATCGGGTGATTGTCGGCGACGATTCAGCCCTCTTGACGTCTGAGATGACGGTCGAGAGTGTTAACTGGATAGGGAGGATACCATTGGAAGAACCCACAGCAAGCTGTGGGCCACCCGGGCCGTCGAGATTGCCGCGTCGTCCCGCGCAAAGCGGGACTCCTCGCAATGACAACACACCGGATGATGCTTCGAGTCTCCCCGAGCGGAGTCGAGGGGCGACTAACGACGACACCCTCAACGTCTACGTCAAAATCCGCTACCAACATCCAGCCGCCGAGGCGCAACTTGTCTCCTTGACGGACAACACCGTCCGTGTTACCTTCGATACCAAACAACGCGCCGTCACACCCGGCCAGTCGGCTGTATTCTACGACGACGACGTCCTTTTGGGCGGCGGGTTGATTAGGTAA
- the lgt gene encoding prolipoprotein diacylglyceryl transferase, translated as MFPELFSIGPIPVRAYGLALALSFLAGVWYVSRMATREGKSTEQFLTLAYILIIGGVVGARLSYIVLHLEEFAGNWGSTFNPFASDSYGIAGLNMYGGVVLATLGVVLYCRLRKIPVLDTLDYFAPTVGIGLGLTRIGCFLNGCCFGTPTDLPWGVMFPGGSIPSYVFPHEHIHPSQLYSSLYGVGLFLLLHFMMKRKQFAGQILALLFMIEALFRFAIEYVRYYEDAMYFEVFGYQPTWNMVVSISLFAVGLGIYFGQSRRTSS; from the coding sequence ATGTTTCCTGAACTTTTCTCAATAGGACCTATCCCGGTACGTGCCTACGGACTGGCGCTGGCTTTGTCATTTCTGGCCGGTGTTTGGTATGTCAGTCGCATGGCCACACGCGAAGGCAAATCGACCGAGCAGTTTCTTACCCTCGCCTATATCCTGATAATCGGCGGCGTTGTCGGGGCTCGGCTGTCATATATAGTCTTGCATCTGGAAGAGTTCGCCGGCAATTGGGGTTCGACTTTTAATCCGTTCGCATCGGACAGCTACGGTATCGCCGGATTGAACATGTATGGCGGCGTGGTGCTGGCCACGCTGGGCGTTGTGCTGTACTGCCGATTGCGAAAGATACCTGTCCTTGACACGCTGGACTACTTCGCACCGACTGTCGGGATCGGTTTGGGGTTGACTCGTATCGGTTGCTTTCTCAACGGATGTTGTTTCGGTACCCCGACCGATCTGCCGTGGGGCGTGATGTTCCCAGGTGGTTCCATCCCCAGCTATGTCTTTCCTCACGAACACATCCACCCTTCGCAGCTTTATAGTTCGCTCTATGGTGTGGGGTTGTTTCTGCTTTTGCATTTCATGATGAAGCGCAAGCAGTTCGCAGGACAGATACTGGCCTTGTTGTTTATGATCGAGGCATTGTTCCGCTTTGCGATTGAGTATGTACGCTACTATGAAGATGCCATGTACTTCGAAGTCTTTGGTTACCAACCGACCTGGAACATGGTCGTCTCGATATCGCTCTTCGCCGTCGGCCTGGGTATATACTTTGGGCAGTCCCGGCGGACATCATCCTGA
- the rsmI gene encoding 16S rRNA (cytidine(1402)-2'-O)-methyltransferase: MTDQQGKLYLVPTPIGNMGDITARAREVLSQVELIACEDTRHSGALLRKLDIKKRLIAYHEFNERSRADQIAHRISEGESVAVITDGGSPGISDPAYRVVRAAIDSGIEIEPLPGATAIIPALTASGLPTDRFFFEGFLPPKSTARKKRLEKIGSFEHTLVFYESPHRVGKSLGDMLEVLGDRRACLAREISKKFEQFVRGSLSQLTGQFADRKVKGEIVLVVAGAETRKTRTTNE, translated from the coding sequence ATGACCGACCAGCAAGGTAAACTCTACCTGGTTCCGACGCCTATCGGCAACATGGGCGACATCACCGCCCGGGCTCGCGAAGTATTGTCTCAGGTCGAGCTGATCGCCTGCGAGGATACACGACACTCCGGCGCTCTTTTGAGAAAACTCGACATCAAAAAGCGACTGATCGCTTACCATGAATTCAACGAGCGTTCACGGGCCGATCAGATTGCCCACCGCATTTCTGAAGGTGAGTCGGTGGCCGTTATCACCGACGGCGGGTCACCGGGGATTTCTGATCCGGCATACCGAGTCGTGCGGGCGGCCATCGATTCAGGCATTGAGATCGAACCGTTGCCGGGTGCCACCGCTATCATCCCGGCCCTGACGGCATCCGGCCTGCCGACCGATCGGTTTTTCTTTGAGGGCTTCCTGCCGCCCAAATCGACCGCTCGGAAAAAACGGCTTGAGAAGATCGGCAGCTTTGAGCACACCCTGGTCTTCTATGAGTCACCGCACCGTGTTGGTAAGAGCCTGGGCGATATGCTGGAAGTGTTGGGTGATCGTCGGGCTTGCCTGGCTCGTGAGATATCCAAGAAATTCGAACAATTCGTTCGCGGCAGCCTGAGTCAGCTCACCGGGCAGTTTGCCGATCGCAAGGTGAAAGGTGAGATTGTGCTGGTGGTGGCCGGGGCGGAAACCCGCAAAACACGTACAACGAATGAATGA
- a CDS encoding single-stranded DNA-binding protein codes for MSVNKAILIGRLGKDPELRYTQSGRAVASFSVATNERWKGQDGQKQESTTWHNIVAWGKQAEVIKEYLSKGREIYIEGRIENRSYDDKEGNKKYISEVVVQNFQFIGGRGDSGGGSDPSGPPDSAPPPPSGAASDDDDLPF; via the coding sequence ATGAGCGTGAATAAAGCAATCCTGATCGGACGTTTGGGCAAAGACCCGGAACTACGTTACACTCAGAGCGGTCGGGCGGTGGCGAGTTTCTCCGTAGCCACAAACGAACGCTGGAAAGGCCAGGACGGGCAGAAACAGGAGTCGACTACCTGGCACAACATCGTCGCCTGGGGCAAACAAGCTGAGGTGATAAAGGAGTACCTGAGTAAAGGCCGCGAGATTTACATTGAGGGTCGGATTGAAAACCGAAGCTACGACGACAAAGAAGGTAACAAGAAATACATCTCTGAAGTAGTCGTTCAGAATTTTCAGTTTATCGGTGGCCGGGGTGACTCCGGCGGCGGTTCGGATCCGTCCGGTCCGCCCGACTCAGCCCCTCCCCCACCATCAGGTGCGGCCTCCGACGACGACGACCTTCCGTTCTGA